Genomic DNA from Gimesia aquarii:
AAAGAATCTAGAACAGCTTTTGAATTTTCAAGGCGGGATAATGCCGGTTTGGGTCTTGACTGACCATAGCGGAACAGGGATTGTGGTCCCTTTCCTGATGTGGTCGTATACTACTCGTCAATTGTTAAAAAATGGTGAGCAAACAATGAAATGTTGGGCTAACATTGATTCTCACCCGAACAAATCGACATGAAAATGCGCTGAAAGTGTTGCTTTTCAGTTCAGAGTCAGGCTGGAAGAAATGATAAATGGGGAGGCAATCATACCAGATTATGATAAAAATCTATGCTCTCCCAAATAGGTTGTCGTAAAGAGCCGTTTTTTTAACGATACACTAAAAAGACCGAGGCATACAGTTTTTTGTTTGATGCGACTCGGTCTTTTTGTGGGAATATCTTTATGGTCTTTTGATGTAGCGATACTTCAATTTTAAATCATTAGTACCGCTACCTTCCAGACGCAGTATGACTACACCTTGCACACGGATAGGGCCCTGCGGTCCTAGCGCGACCCAGGTCGCTCTCTCTTTTGTCGGAGTGATGTTCATGACAATTTTCCAGTCATCAGTTGCATGTGGGTGGTAATATTCGACGATCGAATCATCGGATGCATGCACCAGAGTGTCCTGACCGCGTTTTAATAAAATCGAATAGGGATATCCCGAGTCGTCAACTGGTTTCTCTTGTGCGTGTGTGATACATGTGGTTGCGGTAGCGATTACCATTGCGATGAATATGCGGCCCGTCATCGTGGATGCTCCTTTGATTCATTGAAATTGTTGAGTGGGAATAGAAGAACTTTGAAAGTAAGGTGACTTTCGTTGGTCCATTCTAACACACCTTTCGACACGAATTAAGAAACTATACAATCACCATAAGAACGTACCTTTATTTGATATCGTTTGAGCACTGGACAATTAGAGGTGCTTAGCTGCCTTACTATACATAGATGATTGGGTGTGCTTGTTTCTATGGAACATCCTGATAGGGAGCGGTTTTCTGTAGGCTCGTATGGAGCTTCAATCAGAATAATCAAACCGTATCGACTGAAATCGAAAATTGAGTAAGGAGCGTTCGACGAATAGAGGCCTCAGTTTTCTTTTTCAATAAGTTGTGATCGTCAGAATGTTCCGTGAATCTTTGGGGAGCAATGATTTCGAACTTGATCTGATTTGTTCTGAACAATCTCATATGAAGCCGATGTTGTTTAAAACGGACAATGTCAAAGTCGAATAATCAAAGTGATCTGGTATTCAATTCTAGAAAAGACTTCCAATTTCTCGATAAAGCTGTCGGGAAAGTTACTGAACCTCAAATGATATGACAGACGTAATCAGAGAAGATGATTTCGATCATGTTTTAGTGACACAAAGTCAAAACCGTTTCACGAGTCATTTGACGAAATACCAAAGAGGCTATTATAACAGTACTTAATTACGAAGCCCCCGTAGCTCAGTTGGATAGAGCAATGCTTTCCTAAAGCATAGGTCGCAGGTTCGAATCCTGCCGGGGGTATAGATTAAAGCCCTTAATAATAGGGCTATTTTCATTTTAGATGTTTATCTCTGATCATATCGACTTCTGTTTGTAGACCTTTTTGTAGACCTTTTGACTGATTTATTGCTTTCCAAAGTGCATCCGAGGTGCTCTTTGCATTCTTTCCTACATAGTAGTTCAATGTGGTCTTAATGTCTGAGTGTCGCATTAGTTCCATTAATTGCTGTGGCAATATTAGCTGTGCCCACCTTTCCCCGAATGACCTGCGAAAATCATGCGCAGTTGCATAGGTTCCTTTTTCTGGATCTGCAATCACATTTGCCTTGATTGATATTTTTTTAATTAGTCTCCCCGTAACATCAATCCTTGGCAAGACTCCTTTTGAACGATTCGTCATTGGGTTAAAGACTCGTCCGTTTTTGTTCTTCACCTCCCTCAACATTTCGTCAAATTCAGGAGCGGTAGCAAGTAGTCTGTCTTGGCTGCCTTTTTCCGCATCAGAACTAATTAGGAAGAAATAACGATCTTCGAGCTCAACGACTGCAAACGGTCCAGTGTGCCACGATAGAATGAGCGCCTCTCCTAATCTTAGCCCTGACCACCAAAGTCCTTTAAGAAAAAATTCCCAGTC
This window encodes:
- a CDS encoding tyrosine-type recombinase/integrase, which encodes MPKIKVIVVKQNDREHLQARWIDPQTGRKRYKTTGETNERKALKFAAKLEEKLESETYSPDSGVTWEEFRERFRDGHLSSIAQSTSYKYEVILDGFGDMIKIRALSSIDTAKINKYASSLRKRGCAEATIKGYLSYIRAALNWACDMGMIQKVPKIIMPKRAKNSKYMKGRPITNEEFERILLQVDHVIDQDHVSDWEFFLKGLWWSGLRLGEALILSWHTGPFAVVELEDRYFFLISSDAEKGSQDRLLATAPEFDEMLREVKNKNGRVFNPMTNRSKGVLPRIDVTGRLIKKISIKANVIADPEKGTYATAHDFRRSFGERWAQLILPQQLMELMRHSDIKTTLNYYVGKNAKSTSDALWKAINQSKGLQKGLQTEVDMIRDKHLK